In Mastacembelus armatus chromosome 5, fMasArm1.2, whole genome shotgun sequence, a single genomic region encodes these proteins:
- the cd8b gene encoding uncharacterized protein cd8b yields the protein MILWPMVWALLTASLWRAGASQILFQETVTVLYPKIMRPETIECECVNISCDTVYWFRSFPDQGKVQFLGRCNNADRVNYGNDVDITRFKFNKKGSSSFVLRILNVTEQDTGIYSCVLKDKRNTEVWKTGVLLRPGVTPPTPPPKKKPKPPVKPVCSCPKKTQSRDGCSSLVLWPLVGVIAGLALAVTCTVYYFSRLPKKCRHRFVKKRQML from the exons ATGATCCTGTGGCCAATGGTATGGGCACTGTTGACAGCATCGCTGTGGAGAGCAG GTGCAAGCCAGATCCTGTTTCAAGAAACTGTCACCGTTCTTTATCCGAAGATCATGCGTCCAGAGACTattgagtgtgaatgtgttaaCATTTCTTGTGACACTGTCTACTGGTTCCGCAGTTTTCCTGACCAGGGCAAAGTACAGTTCCTAGGTAGATGTAACAATGCTGACCGTGTTAACTATGGAAATGATGTGGACATAACACGGTTTAAATTCAACAAGAAGGGTAGTTCGTCCTTTGTGCTACGCATCCTTAATGTGACAGAGCAGGACACAGGGATTTATTCTTGTGTCCTCAAGGACAAACGCAACACAGAAGTGTGGAAGACTGGGGTTCTTCTTCGGCCAGGAG TGACTCCTCCAACACCACCTCCAAAGAAAAAGCCTAAACCACCAGTTAAGCCAGTCTGTTCCTGTCCTAAGAAGACTCAATCACGGG ATGGCTGCAGCTCCCTGGTTCTGTGGCCGTTGGTTGGAGTTATTGCGGGCCTGGCTCTAGCGGTCACCTGCACCGTCTACTACTTCAGCC GACTTCCCAAAAAATGTCGCCACCGCTTTGTGAA GAAGAGACAAATGCTCTGA